A window from Onychostoma macrolepis isolate SWU-2019 chromosome 07, ASM1243209v1, whole genome shotgun sequence encodes these proteins:
- the LOC131543923 gene encoding retinol dehydrogenase 11-like produces MQDYTKAVKEFVEEHPTEITAVLVTGVGLFALRRWLAGGVCRSKARLDGKTVLITGANTGIGKETAVDMAKRGARVILACRDMGRANKAADEVRKRSGNGNVLVKMLDLASLQSVRALAKDVQQTEERLDILINNAGIMMCPQWKTDDGFEMQFGVNHLGHFLLTNLLLDLLKKSTPSRVVNVSSLAHERGKIHFDDINLEQNYDPSVSYRQSKLANVLFTQELAVRLKGTGVTAYALHPGVIHTELGRHFFPSLPLWKRLLFMPFFFFLKTPWQGAQTTIYCAVDESLQNTSGLYYSDCAPKEAIPQGRDDAEASKLWDLSASMVGLA; encoded by the exons GTGTCGGGCTCTTTGCCCTGCGGAGATGGCTGGCTGGGGGAGTCTGCCGCAGCAAAGCCCGCTTGGATGGCAAAACTGTTCTGATAACGGGAGCCAACACTGGTATCGGCAAAGAGACCGCGGTGGACATGGCCAAGAGAG GTGCAAGGGTGATCCTGGCTTGCCGAGACATGGGCAGAGCCAACAAAGCAGCAGATGAGGTCAGAAAGAGGAGTGGAAATGGCAACGTGCTTGTGAAGATGCTGGATCTGGCCTCCTTGCAGTCAGTTCGAGCTCTGGCCAAAGATGTACAGCAGACTGAAGAGAGACTGGACATTCTCATTAATAATGCTG GGATAATGATGTGCCCACAGTGGAAGACAGACGATGGCTTTGAGATGCAGTTTGGTGTGAACCATCTGGGTCATTTCCTGCTTACCAACTTACTTCTGGACTTGTTGAAGAAATCAACACCCAGCCGTGTTGTCAATGTTTCCAGCCTGGCCCACGAGAGAG gcaaaattcattttgatgatatAAACCTGGAGCAAAACTATGATCCATCAGTAAGCTATCGACAGAGCAAGCTGGCCAATGTTCTGTTTACCCAAGAACTAGCTGTCAGACTGAAAG GCACAGGAGTGACAGCTTATGCTCTTCATCCTGGGGTGATCCATACAGAGCTGGGACGACACTTTTTCCCCTCTCTGCCTTTATGGAAGAGACTTTTGTTCAtgcccttttttttctttctcaaaacACCTTGGCAGGGTGCGCAGACCACCATCTACTGTGCAGTGGATGAGAGTCTGCAGAACACCAGTGGCCTTTACTACAG TGATTGTGCTCCCAAAGAGGCAATTCCTCAGGGTAGGGATGATGCTGAAGCTAGCAAACTGTGGGATCTCAGTGCTTCCATGGTGGGCCTGGCTTGA